One window of Nymphaea colorata isolate Beijing-Zhang1983 chromosome 11, ASM883128v2, whole genome shotgun sequence genomic DNA carries:
- the LOC116263529 gene encoding probable membrane metalloprotease ARASP2, chloroplastic, producing MLNVHSLTSGNTFLRLRSADSSSPLWPLQPKSQFSATVPICFACLRKHASRQRPFNWRVEGVARDGYLLFHQRRGLKPPSAIPGLSIGSLEGPQSVLEAVAILTAIIVVHESGHFLAAYLQGIHVSKFAVGFGPILAKFNAKNVEYSIRAFPLGGFVGFPDNDPESDIPVDDVNLLKNRPIFDRALVISAGVIANIIFAYMIIFVQVLAVGLPVQEALPGVLVPEVQASSAAARYGLQSGDVILGVNGSKLLKSGASVFDLVDIIKKSPSKTVSFSVERGKTSLEIDVVPDLNSDGTGRIGVQLSPHIKFAKVKPGNLAQAVAFAGKEFWGLSFNVVDSLKQTFFNFSQSASKVSSPVAIIAVGAEVARSSTEGLYQFAAVLNINLAVINLLPLPALDGGSLFLLLIEAARGGRKLPQEIEQRIMSSGILVVITLGMFLIVRDTLNLDFIREML from the coding sequence ATGCTAAACGTGCATTCACTAACTTCAGGCAATACCTTCCTGAGATTACGTTCTGCAGATTCCTCATCACCACTGTGGCCTTTGCAACCGAAATCTCAGTTCAGTGCGACAGTACCAATTTGTTTTGCCTGCCTTAGGAAGCATGCCTCCCGTCAAAGGCCATTCAATTGGAGGGTCGAAGGCGTTGCGAGAGATGGGTATCTACTATTTCATCAGAGGAGGGGCCTGAAGCCCCCTTCAGCAATCCCTGGTCTTAGTATAGGCAGTTTGGAAGGTCCTCAGTCCGTACTTGAAGCAGTTGCAATCCTGACAGCGATCATCGTCGTGCACGAGAGCGGTCATTTCCTGGCGGCCTACCTTCAAGGAATCCATGTGAGTAAGTTTGCAGTTGGTTTTGGCCCAATTCTTGCAAAATTCAATGCTAAAAATGTCGAATATTCCATCAGAGCATTTCCTCTTGGTGGGTTTGTGGGTTTTCCTGATAATGATCCAGAGAGTGATATTCCGGTGGACGATGTGAATCTGTTGAAGAATAGACCAATTTTTGATAGAGCTTTGGTTATCTCTGCTGGTGTAATTGCGAACATTATCTTTGCTTATATGATCATATTTGTTCAAGTACTCGCTGTCGGGCTCCCTGTACAAGAAGCCTTGCCTGGGGTGCTTGTGCCGGAAGTGCAGGCTTCTTCTGCCGCTGCACGGTATGGATTGCAGTCTGGAGATGTGATTCTTGGAGTCAATGGAAGCAAATTGCTCAAAAGCGGTGCGTCTGTTTTCGACCTTGTTGATATAATTAAGAAGAGCCCGAGCAAAACTGTGTCCTTCAGTGTGGAGAGAGGGAAAACATCGTTGGAAATCGATGTTGTTCCGGACCTAAATTCAGATGGGACCGGCAGGATCGGCGTTCAGTTATCACCGCATATCAAGTTTGCAAAAGTGAAACCAGGGAATCTTGCTCAAGCTGTAGCGTTCGCTGGAAAGGAGTTTTGGGGTCTTTCTTTCAATGTAGTGGATAGTTTGAAACagacatttttcaatttctcacaGTCTGCAAGTAAAGTTTCAAGCCCTGTAGCGATCATTGCTGTTGGGGCAGAAGTAGCAAGGTCAAGCACTGAGGGTCTGTATCAATTTGCAGCTGTTCTGAATATCAATCTTGCTGTGATTAATCTCCTGCCATTGCCTGCTCTTGATGGAGGATCATTGTTTCTGCTTCTTATAGAGGCTGCCAGAGGAGGGAGAAAGTTACCACAGGAAATTGAGCAAAGAATTATGTCTTCTGGCATTCTGGTTGTCATTACACTTGGGATGTTTCTTATAGTGCGTGATACACTTAATCTTGATTTCATTAGAGAAATGTTGTGA